From the genome of Hymenobacter cellulosilyticus, one region includes:
- a CDS encoding glycoside hydrolase family 43 protein, with protein sequence MKRNTLRIGRLLPVLLAVALGCKSGSETAGPAPPPTAANTFTNPLLPSGPDPWVYQKDGFYYYLHTTNTNLRIWKTAKMSDLGATSSVLAWAPVAGSPASSNLWAPELHFLDGKWYIYYSAGPAGPDLGRQRTWVLENAAADPTTGTWVDKGKLFSPGADFWAIDGTVLEQNGRRYFVWSGHNGTDAIQRIYISAMSNPWTLSGPRVELSHPEYNWENVGPPYVNEGPEILKHGDKTFLVYSASFCGTDQYALGMLTAAATADPLLPVSWQKSTKPVFVQNPAGRAYATGHNSFFKSKDGQEDWIIYHANSNSNEGCVEKRNPRMQKFTWNPDGTPNFGTPVAINTPIAKPGGE encoded by the coding sequence ATGAAAAGGAACACTCTGAGAATCGGGCGGCTGCTGCCGGTGCTGCTGGCCGTAGCGCTGGGCTGTAAAAGCGGGAGCGAAACCGCCGGCCCCGCCCCGCCGCCCACTGCGGCCAATACCTTCACCAACCCGCTGCTGCCCTCCGGGCCCGACCCATGGGTATACCAGAAGGACGGTTTTTACTACTACCTGCACACGACCAACACCAACCTGCGCATCTGGAAAACGGCGAAGATGTCGGACCTGGGTGCCACTTCCAGCGTGCTGGCCTGGGCGCCAGTGGCCGGCAGCCCGGCTTCCAGCAACCTCTGGGCCCCGGAGTTGCACTTTCTGGACGGCAAGTGGTACATCTACTACTCGGCCGGCCCGGCTGGCCCCGATTTGGGCCGACAACGGACCTGGGTGCTGGAAAATGCTGCCGCCGACCCCACCACCGGTACCTGGGTAGATAAAGGCAAGCTTTTCAGCCCCGGCGCCGACTTTTGGGCCATCGACGGCACGGTGCTGGAGCAAAACGGCCGGCGCTACTTTGTCTGGTCGGGCCACAACGGCACGGATGCTATTCAGCGCATCTACATTTCGGCCATGAGCAACCCCTGGACGCTGAGCGGGCCGCGGGTAGAGCTTTCCCACCCCGAGTACAACTGGGAAAACGTAGGCCCGCCCTACGTGAATGAAGGCCCCGAAATCCTGAAGCACGGCGACAAAACCTTTCTGGTGTACTCGGCCAGCTTCTGCGGCACCGACCAGTACGCGCTAGGCATGCTCACGGCCGCCGCCACTGCCGACCCGCTGCTGCCCGTCTCCTGGCAGAAGTCGACCAAGCCGGTGTTTGTCCAGAACCCCGCCGGCCGGGCCTACGCCACGGGGCACAACTCCTTCTTCAAGTCGAAAGACGGGCAGGAGGACTGGATTATCTACCACGCCAACTCCAACTCCAATGAGGGTTGCGTGGAAAAGCGCAATCCGCGCATGCAAAAGTTTACCTGGAATCCCGATGGTACGCCGAACTTCGGCACCCCAGTAGCCATCAACACGCCCATTGCCAAGCCCGGCGGCGAATAG
- a CDS encoding family 43 glycosylhydrolase — translation MRRLGSGCGLILLVLLLTLLARPQAQALQGFPGAHDPSTIVKEGNKYWIFTTGRGIYNMYSTDLVNWTPSPRAVFVNNAYPSWINTKVPNFQGDFWAPECVFMNGKYYLYYSCSTFGSKVSAIGLATNVTLDPTSPNYRWEDQGEVVSSNASSSANAIDPAIFQDTNGDVWLTYGSFFGGLRSLQLNATTGKPLNSTSYALANGDVEAAFLTKQGSFYYLFINRGSCCNGINSTYHIRVGRASSPTGPFLDQNGTSLNSNGGTLVLGSAGRFIGPGHAGIFTEGGVNYFSHHYYDGEENGAPKLGLARLTWNAAGWPVVSRDWVAAGRYEIKNQNSNLIWDAWGCTGAAGQMIAQGTPAGLDCQRWDFTALGNGEYKITNALGGLAANVAGCSAAAGAKLQLAAYTGATCQRFRIDRANDGTLVLASANGNRVVEVPNAATTAGQQLGLWDYNGCPCQRWSLTAVSGTLATAKRQLPGVAVYPVPASRTGFTVELSASSGTGTTQVSVADVAGRRLYQGSFGSQQQVLQVAVALPAGLYVVQVERGGHVSTQKITVQ, via the coding sequence TTGCGCCGTCTCGGGTCGGGCTGCGGCCTCATCCTGCTGGTCCTGCTGCTCACCTTGCTGGCCCGGCCCCAGGCCCAGGCCCTGCAAGGGTTTCCCGGGGCCCACGACCCTTCCACCATTGTCAAGGAAGGCAACAAATACTGGATTTTCACCACCGGTCGGGGCATTTATAACATGTATTCGACGGATCTGGTAAACTGGACGCCCAGCCCCCGGGCCGTGTTCGTGAACAACGCCTACCCCAGCTGGATCAACACCAAGGTGCCCAACTTCCAGGGTGATTTCTGGGCGCCCGAGTGCGTGTTTATGAACGGGAAATACTACCTGTACTACTCGTGCTCCACGTTTGGCTCCAAGGTGTCGGCCATCGGGCTGGCGACCAACGTTACCCTGGACCCCACCAGTCCCAACTACCGCTGGGAAGACCAAGGCGAAGTAGTTTCCTCTAACGCGTCGAGTTCGGCCAACGCCATTGATCCGGCCATTTTTCAGGACACTAATGGTGACGTTTGGCTGACGTACGGCTCATTTTTTGGCGGCTTGCGCAGCTTACAGCTTAATGCCACCACCGGCAAGCCTCTGAACTCTACTTCGTACGCGCTGGCCAACGGCGACGTGGAAGCGGCATTTTTGACCAAGCAAGGCAGTTTCTACTACCTGTTTATCAACCGCGGCAGCTGCTGCAACGGCATCAACAGCACCTACCACATCCGCGTTGGGCGCGCCTCGTCGCCCACCGGGCCCTTCCTCGACCAGAACGGCACCAGCCTGAACAGCAACGGCGGTACGTTGGTGCTGGGCAGCGCCGGCCGCTTTATCGGGCCCGGACACGCGGGCATCTTTACCGAGGGCGGCGTCAACTACTTTTCCCACCATTATTACGATGGCGAAGAAAACGGCGCGCCCAAGCTCGGCCTGGCCCGCCTTACGTGGAATGCGGCTGGCTGGCCCGTAGTCAGCCGCGACTGGGTGGCGGCCGGGCGCTACGAAATCAAGAATCAGAACAGCAACCTGATCTGGGATGCCTGGGGCTGCACCGGCGCGGCGGGCCAGATGATTGCCCAGGGCACCCCGGCCGGCCTCGACTGTCAGCGCTGGGACTTTACGGCGCTGGGTAACGGCGAGTATAAAATCACCAACGCCCTGGGGGGCCTGGCCGCCAACGTAGCGGGCTGCTCGGCCGCGGCTGGGGCCAAGCTACAGCTTGCGGCCTACACCGGGGCCACTTGCCAACGTTTCCGCATCGACCGGGCCAACGATGGTACGCTGGTGCTGGCCTCGGCCAACGGCAACCGGGTAGTGGAAGTGCCCAACGCGGCCACTACCGCCGGGCAGCAGCTGGGCTTGTGGGATTACAACGGCTGCCCCTGTCAACGCTGGAGCCTGACTGCGGTAAGCGGTACGCTGGCTACCGCCAAGCGGCAACTGCCGGGCGTAGCTGTGTATCCAGTTCCGGCCTCGCGCACAGGCTTTACCGTTGAGCTCAGCGCCTCCTCCGGTACCGGAACCACGCAGGTCAGCGTAGCCGACGTGGCCGGGCGGCGGCTTTACCAGGGTTCCTTTGGCTCCCAACAGCAGGTGTTACAGGTGGCAGTGGCGCTACCGGCCGGCTTGTATGTGGTGCAAGTGGAACGTGGCGGGCACGTGAGTACCCAAAAAATCACGGTTCAGTAG
- a CDS encoding aldose epimerase family protein, whose product MTSLLVPDKAGKLGDIVLGFDNVSGYQSPEYQKSGPYFGALIGRYGNRIAKGQFTLEGKTYTLAKNNGPNHLHGGLKGFDKVIWQAEPGSSAAGQTLKLTYQSKDGEEGYPGNLTVTVVYTLTQDDALQIDYSATTDKATPVNLTNHSYFNLSAGQRPDVLAHQVTLPADRYTVVDADLIPTGELRAVKGTAFDFTTAHAIGERIAQVPGGYDHNWVLNAATEGQHPAATVYEPTSGRTMQVSTTEPGVQFYTGNFLDGSLTGKGGRVYGKHAGFCLETQHFPDSPNQPKFPSTTLQPGQTLRSTTTYQFGVRK is encoded by the coding sequence GTGACCAGCCTGCTTGTGCCCGACAAAGCTGGCAAACTCGGCGACATCGTGCTGGGCTTCGACAATGTAAGTGGCTACCAGAGCCCCGAATACCAGAAATCGGGCCCGTACTTCGGGGCCCTGATCGGGCGCTACGGCAACCGCATTGCTAAGGGCCAGTTTACCCTGGAGGGCAAAACCTACACACTGGCCAAGAACAACGGGCCCAACCACCTGCACGGCGGGCTCAAGGGCTTCGACAAAGTCATCTGGCAGGCCGAGCCCGGCAGTTCAGCGGCGGGCCAAACGCTGAAGCTGACCTACCAAAGCAAGGACGGGGAAGAAGGCTACCCAGGCAATTTGACCGTGACGGTGGTCTATACCCTGACCCAAGACGACGCGCTGCAGATCGACTACTCGGCCACCACCGACAAGGCCACGCCCGTCAACCTGACCAACCACAGCTACTTCAACCTGAGCGCGGGCCAGCGCCCGGACGTGCTGGCCCACCAGGTCACGCTGCCCGCCGACCGCTACACCGTGGTCGATGCCGACCTGATTCCCACCGGCGAGCTGCGGGCGGTGAAGGGTACGGCCTTCGACTTTACCACGGCCCACGCCATCGGTGAGCGGATTGCCCAGGTGCCCGGCGGCTACGACCACAACTGGGTGCTAAATGCGGCTACTGAGGGGCAACATCCGGCCGCTACGGTCTACGAGCCCACGTCGGGCCGCACGATGCAGGTGAGCACCACCGAGCCCGGGGTGCAGTTCTACACCGGCAACTTTCTCGACGGTAGCCTGACGGGCAAGGGCGGCCGGGTCTACGGCAAGCACGCGGGCTTCTGCCTGGAAACCCAGCACTTCCCCGACTCGCCCAACCAGCCTAAGTTCCCCTCCACCACCCTGCAGCCCGGCCAGACCCTGCGCTCCACTACTACCTACCAGTTTGGCGTGCGTAAGTAG
- a CDS encoding ribulokinase, whose translation MQTSDSYVIGIDYGTDSVRALLVNARTGAEVAQAVHPYARWKEQRYCNAAKNQFRQHPLDHIEGLEATVRQVASRVPAEQIVGLAVDTTGSTPGPVNEQGVALALLPEFAENPNAMFVLWKDHTALAEAAEINQKARTWGGDDYTKFEGGIYSSEWFWAKIMHVTRQDEAVAQAAYSWMEHCDWLTLLLTGADLHTFKRSRCAAGHKAMWHHSWGGLPMEHFIVELEPKLTLLRGHLYQDTFTADEVAGHLSEEWATRLGLTTKTVVAVGTFDAHAGAVAGEIEAYSMVKVMGTSTCDIVVAPMDEVGEKLVPGICGQVDGSVIPGMLGLEAGQSAVGDLLAWFRQVIEWPLNTMLAGSKVLSAEQQQALRQEMSDTIMVELNQAAAAIDPEETAVLALDWVNGRRTPDANQALKGAIMNLTMGTTAPHIFRALVEAICYGSKQIVERFEQEGIPIKQVIGLGGVAKKSAFMMQTLADVLNRPIKVAESDQAPALGAAMYAAVAAGIHPDVVSAQRAMGNGFADTYEPNPQRVADYQRRYEQYQAFGQYVEQATELRRGEVAETELIEQA comes from the coding sequence GTGCAAACTTCCGACTCATACGTTATTGGCATCGACTACGGCACCGACTCGGTGCGGGCCCTGCTGGTGAATGCCCGCACCGGCGCCGAAGTAGCGCAGGCCGTGCATCCCTACGCCCGCTGGAAAGAGCAGCGCTACTGCAACGCGGCCAAAAACCAGTTCCGCCAACACCCACTCGACCATATCGAAGGCCTCGAAGCCACGGTGCGGCAGGTGGCCAGTCGCGTACCCGCCGAGCAGATTGTGGGCCTGGCCGTGGACACCACCGGCTCGACGCCCGGCCCGGTAAACGAGCAGGGCGTGGCCTTGGCCTTGCTGCCCGAATTCGCCGAGAATCCCAACGCCATGTTCGTGCTCTGGAAAGACCACACGGCCCTGGCCGAGGCGGCCGAAATCAACCAGAAAGCCCGCACCTGGGGCGGCGACGATTACACGAAGTTCGAGGGCGGCATCTACTCCTCGGAGTGGTTTTGGGCCAAGATCATGCACGTAACCCGCCAGGATGAGGCCGTGGCCCAGGCCGCCTACTCCTGGATGGAGCACTGCGACTGGCTTACGCTGCTGCTCACCGGCGCGGACCTGCACACCTTCAAGCGCAGCCGCTGCGCCGCCGGCCACAAGGCCATGTGGCACCACAGCTGGGGCGGCCTGCCGATGGAGCACTTCATCGTGGAGCTGGAGCCTAAGCTTACCCTGCTGCGCGGCCACCTCTACCAGGACACGTTTACGGCCGACGAAGTAGCGGGCCACCTCTCCGAAGAGTGGGCTACCCGCCTGGGCCTGACCACCAAAACCGTGGTGGCCGTGGGTACTTTCGACGCTCATGCCGGGGCTGTAGCCGGTGAAATCGAGGCGTATTCCATGGTGAAGGTCATGGGTACCAGCACCTGCGACATCGTGGTGGCGCCCATGGACGAAGTAGGGGAGAAGCTTGTGCCCGGCATCTGCGGGCAGGTCGACGGCTCGGTGATTCCGGGCATGCTGGGCCTGGAAGCGGGGCAGTCGGCCGTGGGCGACCTGCTGGCCTGGTTCCGCCAAGTAATCGAGTGGCCGCTGAACACCATGCTGGCCGGTTCCAAAGTGCTGAGTGCCGAGCAGCAGCAGGCCTTGCGCCAGGAAATGAGCGACACAATTATGGTGGAGCTCAACCAAGCCGCCGCGGCCATCGACCCCGAGGAAACCGCCGTACTGGCCCTCGACTGGGTAAACGGCCGCCGCACCCCCGACGCCAACCAGGCCCTGAAGGGCGCCATTATGAACCTCACGATGGGCACCACCGCCCCGCACATTTTCCGGGCGCTGGTGGAGGCCATCTGCTACGGCTCCAAGCAAATCGTGGAGCGCTTCGAGCAGGAAGGCATTCCTATCAAGCAGGTCATCGGCCTGGGTGGCGTGGCCAAGAAGTCGGCCTTTATGATGCAGACCCTGGCCGACGTGCTCAACCGCCCCATTAAAGTAGCCGAGTCGGACCAGGCCCCGGCTCTGGGCGCAGCCATGTACGCGGCCGTTGCCGCCGGCATTCACCCCGACGTGGTGTCGGCCCAGCGGGCCATGGGCAACGGCTTTGCCGATACCTACGAGCCCAACCCGCAGCGCGTGGCTGACTACCAGCGCCGCTACGAGCAGTATCAGGCCTTTGGGCAGTATGTAGAACAGGCTACCGAGCTGCGCCGCGGCGAAGTAGCCGAAACCGAGTTGATCGAGCAAGCATGA
- a CDS encoding L-ribulose-5-phosphate 4-epimerase, whose product MSQFQELKQACYAANMQLPELGLVLFTFGNASVVDREKRVFAIKPSGVPYATLKPEDIVIVDFANNIVEGEKRPSSDTKTHAVLYSHWEHIGGIVHTHSTYATAWAQAQLDIPILGTTHADHLTADIPCAPPMDDQMIAGDYEHQTGWQIINEFQRRGLSPEEVEMVLLSNHAPFTWGKTVEKAVYHSAVLEEVARMAFLSCTLRPDVPRLKQALIQKHYERKHGLHSYYGQS is encoded by the coding sequence ATGAGCCAGTTTCAGGAATTAAAGCAGGCCTGCTACGCGGCCAACATGCAGCTGCCCGAGTTGGGGCTGGTGCTCTTCACCTTCGGCAACGCCAGCGTCGTGGACCGCGAAAAGCGGGTGTTTGCCATTAAGCCCAGCGGGGTGCCCTACGCCACGCTCAAGCCCGAAGACATCGTCATCGTGGACTTCGCCAACAACATCGTGGAAGGGGAGAAACGGCCTTCCTCCGATACCAAAACCCATGCGGTGCTTTACTCGCACTGGGAGCATATCGGCGGCATCGTGCACACGCACAGCACCTACGCCACGGCCTGGGCCCAGGCCCAGCTGGACATCCCGATTCTGGGCACCACCCACGCCGACCACCTCACCGCCGACATTCCCTGTGCCCCGCCCATGGACGACCAGATGATAGCCGGCGACTACGAGCACCAGACCGGCTGGCAGATTATCAACGAGTTTCAGCGCCGCGGCCTTTCGCCCGAGGAAGTGGAAATGGTACTGCTCAGCAACCACGCGCCCTTTACCTGGGGCAAAACCGTGGAAAAAGCCGTCTACCACAGCGCTGTGCTCGAGGAAGTAGCCCGCATGGCTTTCCTCAGCTGCACGCTGCGGCCCGACGTGCCCCGCCTCAAGCAGGCCCTGATTCAGAAGCACTACGAGCGGAAGCACGGCCTGCATTCCTACTACGGCCAAAGCTAA
- the araA gene encoding L-arabinose isomerase, giving the protein MINISNYEAWFITGSQHLYGPETLEQVAQHSQQIAEALGSALPIKIVYKDVLTGPEGITQLVQQANTTPNCVGLIAWMHTFSPAKMWINGLKILQKPLAHLHTQFNRDIPWADIDMDFMNTNQSAHGDREFGFIGARLKLKRKVVVGHWQSADVHERLSIWSRAACAWADWQGARIVRFGDNMRYVAVTEGDKVEAEFKFGYSVNTYGIGDLVAVINAASDEQVNALLATYEQEYELADSLKEGGEQRESLREAARIEVGMRQFLQDTKAIGFTDTFEDLHGMAQLPGIATQRLMAEGYGFGGEGDWKTSALVRAMKVMGAGLPGGNSFMEDYTYHFQPGNELVLGSHMLEICPTIAEGKPKVEVHPLGIGGKADPARLVFNCPAGPALNATIVDLGHRFRLVVNEVEAVAPEQDLPKLPVARVLWQVKPSLNVGAAAWIYAGGAHHTGYSQNLTAEYLEDFAEMAGIEYVIIDEETKLRTFKNELRYNEVAFSQR; this is encoded by the coding sequence ATGATTAACATCTCCAACTACGAAGCCTGGTTCATTACTGGCAGCCAGCACCTCTACGGCCCCGAAACCTTGGAGCAAGTAGCCCAGCATTCCCAGCAGATTGCCGAAGCCTTGGGAAGCGCCCTGCCCATCAAAATCGTGTACAAAGACGTGCTGACCGGGCCCGAGGGCATTACCCAGCTGGTGCAGCAGGCCAACACGACGCCGAACTGCGTGGGGCTGATTGCCTGGATGCACACTTTCTCGCCGGCCAAAATGTGGATCAACGGCCTGAAGATTCTGCAGAAGCCCCTGGCGCATTTGCACACTCAGTTCAACCGCGACATTCCCTGGGCCGATATCGACATGGACTTCATGAACACCAACCAGTCGGCCCACGGCGACCGGGAGTTTGGCTTCATCGGGGCCCGCTTGAAGCTGAAGCGCAAGGTGGTAGTGGGCCACTGGCAGAGTGCCGACGTGCACGAGCGCCTGAGCATCTGGAGCCGCGCCGCTTGCGCCTGGGCCGACTGGCAGGGGGCCCGCATCGTGCGCTTCGGCGACAACATGCGCTACGTGGCCGTAACCGAAGGCGACAAAGTAGAGGCCGAATTCAAGTTTGGCTACTCAGTGAACACCTACGGCATCGGCGACCTGGTAGCCGTTATCAACGCGGCTTCTGACGAGCAGGTAAATGCGCTGCTGGCCACTTACGAGCAGGAATACGAGCTGGCCGATTCGCTCAAGGAAGGCGGGGAGCAGCGCGAATCCTTGCGCGAGGCGGCCCGGATTGAAGTAGGCATGCGCCAGTTTTTGCAAGACACCAAGGCCATCGGCTTCACTGATACCTTCGAGGATCTGCATGGCATGGCCCAGCTGCCCGGCATTGCTACCCAGCGTCTGATGGCCGAAGGCTACGGCTTCGGCGGCGAGGGCGACTGGAAGACTTCCGCCCTGGTGCGGGCCATGAAGGTGATGGGCGCGGGCCTGCCCGGCGGCAACTCCTTTATGGAAGACTACACCTACCACTTCCAGCCCGGCAACGAGCTGGTGCTGGGCTCCCACATGCTGGAAATCTGCCCTACCATTGCGGAAGGCAAGCCCAAAGTAGAGGTACACCCGCTGGGCATCGGCGGCAAGGCCGACCCGGCCCGCTTGGTGTTCAACTGTCCAGCCGGCCCGGCCCTGAATGCTACCATCGTGGACTTGGGTCACCGTTTCCGTTTGGTAGTCAACGAAGTGGAAGCCGTAGCGCCCGAGCAGGATTTGCCCAAGTTGCCCGTAGCCCGGGTGCTCTGGCAAGTGAAGCCCAGCTTGAACGTAGGCGCCGCCGCCTGGATTTATGCCGGCGGGGCTCACCACACCGGTTACAGCCAGAACCTGACGGCCGAGTACCTGGAGGACTTTGCCGAAATGGCCGGCATCGAGTACGTCATCATCGACGAGGAAACCAAGCTGCGCACCTTCAAGAACGAGCTGCGCTACAACGAGGTAGCCTTCAGCCAACGCTAA
- a CDS encoding family 43 glycosylhydrolase, with the protein MFHSSTAALVLRRATFRFLAGRRPGYLLLLLLALLGLSPAARALQGNDNCHDPSSIVKDGSKYWIFTTGTGIYGMYSSDLVKWESGPRPVFAAGAYPSWIKTKVPGFTGDFWAPECVYRNGKFYLYYSVSTFGSSVSTIGLATNVTLDPTSPNYQWVDQGEVVSSGSGSACNAIDPAVVTDASGGLWMSYGSFFKGIGLIKLDATTGKRSGTSFTWLAGNVAADGVSRSNSGSEAPYIVRNGSYYYLFINKGACCNGSASTYYIQVGRSTSITGPYVDKNGVDMNRNGGTTLMATQGNYVGPGHVGLYQENGANYFSHHYYDSNQNGRARLSVGNMGWDAAAWPFLTRDWLATGRYTLRNQSSNLVWDAWGCTGASGQAIAQGTYSAGLACQQWNLMPDGNGEYKITSAVGAGLAADVVNNSPSNGAKLQLYAYSGIAGQRFKIERTNVGNYVVSSVNGGRVVEVPGCATTAGVQLALYDYLSNNCQKWGIAPATAARPLSAQTAVLRNVSVFPNPAELGRFVVNLGEELRNTSVTITLTDTQGRTVYTRASSGTTTLPVETGLRTGLYLLHVSSAQGGYSQKVVLQ; encoded by the coding sequence ATGTTCCATTCTTCTACTGCTGCCCTGGTCTTGCGCCGGGCTACCTTCCGCTTCCTTGCCGGCCGCCGGCCTGGCTACCTTCTGCTTCTGCTGCTGGCGCTGCTGGGCTTGAGTCCCGCAGCCCGCGCCCTGCAAGGCAATGACAACTGCCACGACCCGTCGAGCATCGTCAAGGATGGTAGCAAATACTGGATTTTCACTACCGGCACCGGCATCTACGGCATGTACTCCTCCGACCTGGTGAAGTGGGAATCGGGGCCGCGGCCGGTGTTTGCGGCCGGCGCCTACCCGAGCTGGATTAAAACCAAAGTGCCCGGCTTCACTGGTGACTTCTGGGCCCCAGAGTGCGTGTACCGCAACGGCAAGTTTTACCTCTACTACTCCGTATCCACGTTCGGCTCCAGCGTGTCGACCATCGGGCTGGCCACCAACGTAACCCTGGACCCCACGAGCCCCAACTATCAGTGGGTGGATCAGGGCGAAGTGGTGTCGAGCGGCTCGGGTAGCGCCTGCAACGCCATTGACCCGGCCGTGGTAACGGACGCCAGCGGAGGGCTGTGGATGAGCTACGGCTCATTTTTCAAGGGCATCGGCCTGATTAAGCTCGACGCCACCACCGGCAAACGCTCCGGTACGAGCTTTACCTGGCTGGCCGGCAACGTAGCCGCCGACGGGGTGAGTCGCAGCAACAGCGGCAGCGAGGCGCCCTACATCGTGCGCAACGGCAGCTACTATTACCTGTTTATCAATAAGGGCGCCTGCTGCAACGGCTCGGCCAGCACCTACTACATCCAGGTGGGCCGCTCCACCAGCATCACCGGGCCTTACGTCGACAAAAACGGCGTGGATATGAACCGCAACGGCGGCACTACGCTCATGGCTACCCAGGGCAACTACGTCGGGCCGGGCCACGTGGGGCTGTACCAGGAAAACGGTGCTAACTACTTCAGCCACCACTACTACGACTCGAACCAGAACGGCCGGGCCCGCCTTAGCGTGGGCAACATGGGCTGGGACGCCGCGGCCTGGCCCTTCCTCACCCGCGACTGGCTGGCCACCGGCCGCTACACGCTGCGCAACCAGAGTAGTAACCTCGTCTGGGATGCCTGGGGCTGCACCGGCGCTTCAGGCCAAGCCATTGCCCAGGGCACCTACAGCGCCGGCCTGGCCTGCCAGCAATGGAATCTGATGCCCGACGGCAACGGCGAGTACAAAATAACCTCGGCCGTAGGCGCGGGCCTCGCGGCCGACGTGGTTAACAACAGCCCCAGCAACGGTGCCAAATTGCAACTTTACGCCTACAGCGGCATTGCTGGGCAGCGCTTCAAAATCGAGCGGACCAACGTGGGCAACTACGTTGTGTCGTCGGTGAACGGGGGGCGGGTGGTAGAAGTGCCAGGCTGCGCCACAACGGCCGGCGTGCAGCTGGCTTTGTATGATTATCTGTCCAACAACTGCCAGAAATGGGGCATAGCCCCGGCTACTGCCGCTCGGCCACTGTCGGCCCAAACAGCTGTGCTCCGCAACGTTTCCGTGTTTCCCAACCCCGCCGAGCTGGGCCGTTTTGTGGTCAACCTGGGGGAGGAACTCCGCAACACGTCCGTAACTATTACGCTGACTGATACTCAGGGCCGGACGGTCTATACCCGCGCTAGTTCAGGCACAACAACACTACCCGTGGAAACCGGGTTGCGCACGGGGCTCTACTTACTTCATGTGAGCAGTGCGCAGGGCGGATACAGCCAAAAAGTAGTGCTACAATAA